A window of Peromyscus eremicus chromosome 7, PerEre_H2_v1, whole genome shotgun sequence contains these coding sequences:
- the Tbrg1 gene encoding transforming growth factor beta regulator 1, which translates to MSLLGSLASEPRTPLSKARMKRLPKKSQNEKYRLKYLRLRKAAKATVFENAAICDEIARLEEKFLKAKEERRYLLKKLLQLQALTEGEPQAPAPSHSSSLPLAYGVASSVGTLPGAGPSTGAEEPFGKKSKKEKKERGKENNKLEVLKKTSKKKKMEGGARKLVRPIALDPSGRPVFPIGLGGLTVYSLGEIITNRPGFHDESAIYPVGYCSTRVFASMKCPEQKCLYTCQVKDGGVQPQFEIVPEDDPQNTIVGSSADACYEELVRTISSATGKLMPNLLSCGAEFFGFSHPIVHNLIQSCPEAQNCVNYQWVKFDACKPRKGQLAQELPENDAAMSLEAFDSQTFDDDHEDSILPGSLDLPELQHEAFVSSYQPEFLTHEPLGDTDLQHLKSPSQCSPMQPSD; encoded by the exons ATGAGCCTGCTGGGCAGCCTGGCTTCCGAGCCGCGCACCCCGCTGTCCAAGGCCAGGATGAAAAGGCTCCCGAAGAAGAGCCAGAACGAGAAGTACCGGTTGAAGTACCTGCGGCTGCGCAAAGCGGCCAAGGCCACCGTGTTT gaaAATGCTGCTATTTGTGATGAAATTGCTCGTCTTGAGGAAAAATTCCttaaagcaaaagaagaaagaag ATACTTGCTGAAGAAGCTCCTCCAGCTTCAGGCTCTAACTGAAGGGGAACCACAGGCGCCAGCTCCTTCCCACAGCTCCAGCTTGCCCCTGGCTTATGGTGTGGCCAGCTCGGTGGGAACTCTCCCGGGAGCTGGGCCCAGCACTGGGGCTGAGGAACCATTTGGGAAGAAAtccaagaaggagaaaaaagaaaggggcaAAGAGAACAACAAACTGGAAG TTCTGAAGAAAAcatccaagaaaaagaaaatggagggagGTGCTCGCAAGCTGGTTCGGCCCATTGCCCTGGATCCCTCAGGACGGCCTGTGTTCCCCATCGgactagggggtctaacagtatATAGCCTGGGGGAG ATCATCACCAACCGGCCTGGCTTCCATGATGAGAGTGCCATCTACCCTGTGGGCTACTGCAGTACTCGGGTGTTCGCCAGCATGAAGTGTCCAGAGCAGAAGTGTCTGTACACCTGTCAGGTCAAGGACGGCGGTGTGCAGCCGCAG TTTGAAATTGTTCCTGAAGATGACCCCCAGAATACCATCGTCGGCTCTTCTGCAGATGCCTGTTATGAAGAACTGGTCAGGACCATCAGTTCTGCAAC GGGGAAACTGATGCCTAACCTGCTTTCATGTGGTGCTGAGTTCTTTGGGTTTTCTCATCCAATCGTCCACAACCTGATTCAGAGTTGTCCAGAAGCTCAAAACTGTGTCAA TTATCAATGGGTGAAGTTTGATGCCTGCAAACCCAGGAAGGGGCAGCTGGCCCAGGAGCTTCCAGAGAACGATGCAGCTATGAGCCTTGAAGCCTTTGATTCACAGACCTTTGATGATGACCATGAGGATTCCATTCTACCAG GATCGCTGGACCTCCCTGAGCTTCAGCATGAAGCCTTTGTGTCATCTTACCAGCCAGAGTTCCTGACACATGAGCCCTTGGGAGACACTGACCTGCAGCACCTGAAGTCTCCATCACAGTGCAGCCCAATGCAGCCTTCAGATTGA